The sequence TCGGGTTTCCGGAGGGGCCGGAGGGCGGGCGAGGGCGTCACGTGCGCGCCGCCCGCGGGCCGGTTGGTCCCCGGGCGGGGGAGGGGCCGTGCGCTGCCTGGGTCGGGGTCGGGCCAGGGTCGGCACCTGGGACATCCCCGAGGGAAGGGCCGGGAACAGGAGCGTCCCAGCGGCGGGCGGGCGAGCAGCGCGGAGTCGGCCCGGGGCGCACGCCGAGGAAGCCCCGCCGATCCCAGGTCCCCGGTCCTGGGGCACCGCCCGCGGGCTCTGCGGGGTGGGCGGCTCCCGGGCCTGCCATGAGCTCTCCGCCGCCTGCCCGCAGTGGCTTTTACCGCCAGGAGGTGACTAAGACGGCCTGGGAGGTGCGCGCCGTGTACCGGGACCTGCAGCCCGTGGGCTCGGGCGCCTATGGCGCGGTGTGGTGAGCGCGGGGCGGCCGGCGGGGCGGGCGGGGCCTGCGCGGGGTGCCCGGCCTTCCCGCTAAGCGGTCCGCCCCGCAGCTCGGCCGTGGACAGCCGCACCGGCGCTAAGGTGGCCATCAAGAAGCTGTACCGGCCCTTCCAGTCGGAGCTGTTCGCCAAGCGCGCCTACCGCGAGCTGCGCCTGCTCAAGCACATGCGCCACGAGAACGTGAGTCGCGCGACCCCGCTCCGGGAAGGCGCCCCGGCCTCGGCTGGGTTCGGCTGGGCTGGGTCCCTCCACCCGGCAACCCCTTCCCCAGGCAACCTGctgtggggcggggcgggggtcgGGCCGTGGGCCCCCAGGGGAGAAGGAGAGCAAGGAGACGACTCCCCCAAGGGCCATTCCCCCTCCTCTGCCAGGCCCGGGAAAGAGCCCCTTGACTTGGCGTCTCAGCCAGGCCCTGGTCAGGGGACACGACTTGGCCAGGCCCAGGGGATCCTCCAGGTCTCACGCCAAACCCTGCCCCCAGCCAGGAAGCCCGCGGTGAGAGGATGCTCCCGGCAGGAGGATTTTCCTGGAAGGGGCACCTTCTCTTTCCCATCCgggcccctctccagcccctctgtGGAGCCCACTTTGTTGCTGTCCATCTCCCGAGTCTTCCGACCCggtggagggggaggaggggggcgCCAGAACGTAGGGAGTATGGTGAACCCTGGGGGTGAGTGAAGGGTTCAGGGAGCTGCTGTTTGGGGGgcactgggcgtggtggtcaTCTCACAGACACCCTCCCTTTCGTTGTGGGGGCCCATCCTTTCCAGTCCTGCCTGTGAGATGCCATGCACAGCTGCCCTGGGCCTCTCCCACGGAGTGGCTGGCTGCGAAGAGCCGGACTTCTCTGCCAGGGGCCCTCTGGTTTCTGGACACAGTCCCACTTGTCCACTGCCCCCCATGTCACTCCTGCCCTGCCCCTGGTCTGGGCCCAGCCTGAAGGCAGGTGGCCTGGGCGCCCGGACCCTAGCTCCAGTGTGAGATGCTCTGGACCCTCCTGGGTCATCCGAGCCACCGGTGCCCTGGGAGAATGAGTCCCTGCGTCCACCAGCAAACCACCCGCCCCCTGGTTCCTGGCCACCGCCACTCTCTCAGCCCCTTGGGTGGGTCCTTTTCTCTGAGGCTTCCCATAGCCCACCCTGACCCCAGCTCACCACCCCGGGCCCTGTGAAATCTGTTTGCGGTGGACACCAACCTTGCCCCCACCTCGACACCCCCGTCACACCCGGCCCTGCCCCCACcttgccaccactgcactcccccaTCCCGCCCGTCACACCGAGACCTTGCCCCAGGACTGTAGCCTTCCCCTCggccccctgcccccacccacccactcactcacctgCTTGGGCCTTGCCCCATCCAGCCAAGTGCTCTggggcttttctttcttctttttttttttcttttgagatggagtttcgctcttgttgcccaggctggagtgcaatggcatgatctcggctcaccacaacctttgcctcctgggttcaagtgattctcctgcctcagcctcctgagtagctgggattacaggtccatgccaccatgcctggctaatgctttgtatttttagtagagacggtgtttcattattttgggcagactggtctcaaacccctgacctcgagtgatccgcctgcctcggcctcccaaagtgctgagattacaggcctgaaccaccgcgcccgtccACTGGGgcttctcttttttgagatggggtctccctctgtcgcccaggctggagtgcaatggcgcgatctgtgacctccacctcctgggttcacacaattctcctgcctcagcctctctagtagctgtgactctaggcacccaccaccacacccggctaactttttgtatttttagtagagacagagtttcactatgttggccaggctggtcttgaactcctgacctcgtgatccgcctgccttcgcctcccaaattgctgggagtGCAGCCGTGACCCACCGCGCTGGGCTTTTCTTTAGCCACCGCCCTGCTGTCCTGGGGTCCCCGCTGTGCCTGGGGGTCCACCCCCTGGGCTCCCGGCCTGCAGCTGAGGCTCCTTCCCTGGAACCCCATCTTCCTGGAAGACTGAAGCTCTGTGAGGCCACATGCCTTGCTCAGCGGGGGAGGAGGCTCTGCCACAGGCCCCAGTCCTGCCATCCCCATGCCACCTCCCTCTCCAGGCCAGCCCCCACACCACAGAGGCCAAGCCAAGTCCTATGGCCCCTAGCCCACAGGACCCTGCTTTCCATCTTCTGCCAAAGCGCTCTCCTGGGCACCCTCCAGCTGTCGTGTCCACAGACCCCACTGTTCCCAGGCCTCCCTGGACGGGCCTctgttccttctcctcctccctccacatTCTTGCCCATGGCTCTGGCAGAGCTGTCCTTCCAGTTTAGGTCCATTCTTGCTTCACTCTGGCCAGTCCCTACACCACGGCCAGCAGGACGCGTTTAGCATCACACCCATTTAAATCCTTCCCTGTCTCTTGGGATCAAAGCCAAACTTTCACCTGGTGTGTGCTGCCCTGCCGGCTCCCTCTGGcctctcctcagcccctcccTGGCCTGGGCCTTGGCCACCTGGCCTCCCTCCCTGTGTTCCTCAAACTCTCCCAAGTGTTCTCCCTCTTGCCTTGGCCACTCTGCATGTGCCCTCTGCCGGGTGTCCCGCAGCCCACATGTCTACCTGCCCCTCCATCCTTGGCTGTGCAGAACTTCTCCGGGCCTCCCTGGGACCCTGTCACCCCAAAATGCTGAGGCAGCAGTTATCACATGACCTGTCCACTGTCCATCTCCCCAACCAGGGGTGCTGTGGGGACCAGGTCTGGCGGGTCATGGTGCTGTCCACCTGGGCCTCACCAGCAGAGGCCTGGCCTCTCCTCATAGCACTATCCCTTCCCTGGGTGTCAGTCTGCTTGGttggggagaagaggggagaaagGGGCAAGTGGTAGGAGCCCTTTGGATGGTTCAGAGCCAGCCCAGACTCCGGGTTGCCCTTCCCCCAGAAGATCCCGGCTGTCACCATCCAAAAATAACCTGTCTGTGGGTATGTGTGCCAGGGCTGGGCCACGCTGCCAGTGGGCAGAGCCAGGCCCTTTGGACAGTGGGGCATGACGACAGCTGCAGAGGGGGTTTCCTGCCCAGAGGGCTGTGCCACTCTTGGGGGGGGCCCCAGCCCGTGTCCTCCGCTGCACTCTCAACCCTACCTGGCCCCCCAGGTGATTGGGCTGCTGGATGTGTTCACTCCTGATGAGACCCTGGATGACTTCACAGACTTGTGAGTGCCGACCTGGGCTGGCTGCTGGGCACAAGGGGTGGTGGGCAGCTCTGGGCACTGGCTTCAGGTTCCAGGTTGGCATGGGGTTCTCTTCCTGTAGCCTGAGTGGGGGATGCACACTGCCAACCCCCCCCATACTACTCTGCCCCACACCCTCCCCCACATGGTCCTGGGACCCACAgctgggcagagctggggctgCTGCCTCCCTTCACGCCTGGCACCTGGGCTCTCCGGCACCGGAGGTGTGAACCTTGGACCTGACCATTAGTTAACAGGAAGGTCCCGTGCTCGGGACCCTGGCACCAAGTGTGTGGCCGGTAACTGGAGCTGCTGACCTTTCCCAGCAGGTGGGGGAGAAGCGGTAGGGAGGACCCACCCTGCCCTTGCCCTGCAGCCGACCACCCCGGGACTCACACCTTGTCGGCCAAGAGTGAAGGGCCAGGCTGAGGAAGGCCTGGAGAGGGTAGCAGATGTCTCCCGCCTGACTTGCAGAGGTCAAGGACCCACGCTGGCCTCAGTGGCCTCTGGGGAGGTGCTAAATACCATTCTCCTGTGTCCGTCTCCACCGGCTCAGCCAGCCCCTCTGACCCAGATGCCTTGCCTTGCCCCCATCGCCCCCAGGCACCTCCCTCATCTCTGGCACAAAGTTCCGAGGTTGAATCCTGactgcctccctcccctgcctgtGAAGACTCGAgccctgcagcctcagccccagcctggcACGCAGGGCGCTTTAGCAGAGGGTTCAAAAACCCCAAAGGGaggccggggcggtggctcaagcctgtaatcccagcactttgggaggccgagacgggcggatcacgaggtcaggagatcgagaccatcctggctaacacggtgaaaccccgtctctactaaaaaatacaaaaaactagccaggcgaggtggtgggcgcctgtagtcccaggctgaggctgaggcaggagaatggcatgaactcgggaggcggagcttgcagtgagctgagatccagccactgcactccagcctgggggacagagctagactccatctcaaaaaaagcaaaaacaaaaaccccaaaggGCAGCCTCCTGCCTGTCTGACAGTCCTCAGAGTGGGAGGGAGGTGTGAGCGTTGCTGGCAGTGACAGTTGGGGCAGGATGGAGCCTGGCACTGCAAGGTGGGGTTGTGAGGATGCCGAGGCTAGTGGAGACGGGTGCTGCAGGGTAACCTTCCCGGGGCCACCTGCTGGATCCCGGATGGGTCTGAGCCTGGGCCTGCTGGGTAGGCCTCTGGGATGCAGAGGCTGGCTCTGCCCACTGATGGTGCTCCGGCCCCTCCCACAGTTACCTGGTGATGCCATTCATGGGCACCGACCTGGGCAAGCTCATGAAACATGAGAAGCTGGGCGAGGACCGGATCCAGTTCCTCGTGTACCAGATGCTGAAGGGGCTGAGGGTATGGCCCcaggggaggctgcagggaggcaggcagggcctcgGGGCTGGGCAGAGGAGGGCCCTGTGGCTCTGAGGCCCTGGTACGCTGAAACCTGCCGAATCTTCTGTCCCCGCAGTATATCCATGCTGCCGGCATCATCCACAGAGTGAGTCCTGGTGGAGGAGCCACCCATCAGCCCTCCCCCAGCGCAATCCCCCGCCTCCACGTCCTACCTGTGAGGGTCTGACAGGGTCTGGGGGGGCTGACGGGGTCTGGGGGTGCTGAGCCACGCCTCAGGCACAGCCCCTGGTGGGAGCctgcctggatgcccaggtaCCTGGGTCTGTCCTTGAAGGGCTGCAGGGAGCAAGGGGGCCAGGTCTGGTGGCCCCATTTTTAGGTGCCACCCAGGCTCTTGGCTGTGTCCATGCTCGGgagggtggggcacagtggccACCTTTCCTCTGTCCCCAGGACCTGAAGCCTGGCAACCTGGCTGTGAACGAAGACTGTGAGCTGAAGGTGTGTGCCGCCTGGCAGGGGCCCCTCCGGATCTGCCCACCAATCCACCTGTCAGGCCTGGGCAGGGGGCCAAGGCCCCAGGCTCTGGGCAGTGGCTGAGGAGCTGGTGGGTGGGTGAGCCCCAGGAGGCAGTGGTATGCCACATGCCATACCTGCAGCGGGTGAGGGTGGGAGGCGCCCCCAGGCCCCTGCCTGGTCCAGGACAGGGCTGAGGCTTTGGTGGGCAGCAGGTGACAGCAGGGAGAGGGGAGCCCCAGGGCCCCTGCTCCATCCCAAGGGCAGCTGGGCTCGGTGCACTGGCCAAAGGGAGGAGCTTGCACAGTTTGGGGTCTGAGGGCTTGGCCTCAAGTCCTCAAAGGTTGTCAGGAGGCCCCAGCTTGGGGCTTCGAGTCCAACCCCGCTGGGGTCTCCTGGACCATGGGTGGCCTGTCCGCTCCTTGGGAGTCCCCTAGAACCCACCTCCCCGATTCTTCCCGCAGATCCTGGACTTTGGCCTGGCCAGGCAGGCAGACAGCGAGATGACTGGCTATGTGGTGACCCGGTGGTACCGGGCACCCGAGGTCATCTTGAATTGGATGCGCTACACGCAGACGGGTGAGAAGCTGCCTAGAGATTTGGGCCTCTCGGGCTGCTCCATCTGCTTCTCTACTTCTTCACTGAGAGCCCTGTGGTGGCTGCTCCCCAGGGAGGCTGTTGAGCTGGGGTGGGAGCCGGGTGGGTGGGCTGTGTCTGTGtttcctccctccccatctcatccCGTCCCCCTGCCCACGGGGCTGACCATGGCTTTTATCTCAGTGGACATCTGGTCTGTGGGGTGCATCATGGCGGAGATGATCACAGGCAAGACGCTGTTCAAAGGCAGCGACCGTATCCTCCAGCAGCACCAGGGGCGGGTGGGGATGGCTCCTGCCCAGGTGGGGGGTTCTGGGGGGGTGGGGATGGCTCCTGCCCAGGTGGGGGGTTCTGGGGTTGGGGATGGCTCCTGCCCAGGTGGGGGGTTCTGGGGGTTGAGGATGGCTCCTGCCCAGGTGGGGGGTTCTGGGGTTGGGGATGGCTCCTGCCCAGATGGGGGGTTCTGAGGGGGTGGGGATGGCTCCTGCGCAGGTGGGGGGTTCTGGGGGTTGGGGATGGCTCCTGCCCAGGTGGGGGCAGTGAGGGCCCTGATCTCTGGCCCCCCGAGCTGTGCTCCTGACCTCAGTGCAGACCTGGACCAGCTGAAGGAGATCATGAAAGTGACAGGGACGCCTCCAGCTGAGTTTGTGCAGCGGCTGCAGAGTGATGAGGTCAGTGGTGAGTGGGgagctgggtgggggtgggggcggacCCGGGCCTCGGTGTTGGCCCCTCACCCTTTCTTTCCACATAGGCCAAGAACTACATGAAGGGCCTCCCTGAGTTGGAGAAGAAGGATTTTGCCTCCATCCTGACCAATGCAAGCCCTCTAGGTAGGGCTGGCTAGTGTGGGGGCCACCAGGTGCTGGAGTGTGGGGCTTCCCGCAGTCTGGCCTGACGCACCTTCCCCCGCAGCTGTGAACCTCCTGGAGAAGATGCTGGTGCTGGATGCGGAGCAGCGGGTGACGGCAGCCGAGGCACTGGCCCATCCCTACTTCGAGTCCCTGCACGACACGGAAGATGAGCCCCAGGTCCAGAAGTATGACGACTCCTTTGATGACGTGGACCGCACGCTGGATGAATGGAAGCGTGAGCTGGGGGCTCCGGGCAGGGCCTGTGTGGACCCGAGTTGGGGGCTCTGGGCAGGGCCTGTGTGGACCTGTGAGTGGGGGGGCTCTGGGCAGGGCCTGTGTGGACCCGTGGGTGGCGGGCTTCGGGCAGGGCCTGTGTGGACCCTGTGGGCCCTGTGCAGGTAGCCAGGCTCCGAGTCCTAAATCCCCGTCCCTGGGATGCAGGTCAGGTGAGGAGAATGGGAGGTCAGAGGGCAGCATGGGGCCGCGTGGCCTGGTGGAAATGACCTCTGGCTGGAGCTGAAAGATGAAAGGAGGGTGTTCCTGGCAGGCTCAGCACAGAGGCTGGCACAGAAGGAGCCGGGAACGGTGAAGGGCAGCTGTGAGTCCGGGCAGCAGGGCCCACTGAGCCCCTCCTGGCCCCAGACCTGCTGCCCTTCCGCCATGTCCAGGCCAGAGACCCGGGCCACCGTGCCACCCTCACCATGTCCATTTGTCCCTAAGGCCTCTCTCCTCACATCTCGTGAATCTGTCCTTGCCTCTCCTTGccccaggtgtttttttttttttttgagacagtctcgctctgttgctcaggctggagtgtggtggcatgatcttggctcattgcaagctccgcctcccgggttcacgccattctcctgccttagcctcccgagtagctgggactacaggtgcccgccaccacgctcggctaactttttgtaattttagtagaaatagggtttcaccgtgttagccaggatggtcttgatctcctgaccccatgatccgcccacctcggcctctcaaagtgctgggattataggcgtgagccaccgcgcccggccctctcttTGGTCCATTTTAGGATCCTTCCCATCTGGACAAGACATGTATGTCTTATATACGCAAGATAGTCCCCAGGGCCTCACCTGTCTCCCCCAGCCCCCCTGAGCAGTCCAGACCCCAACCCTAACTACTAGGGTCCATCATCCCCTATACCAGGGGCTATCCCCTCATCTTGGAGGGCTGGCCAAGGCCTGTGCAGCCTCAGGCTGAACTCAGGGAAGCCTCCCCAGCTCCCACAGCTATGCTGTGGCCTGAGGCTATGCTGGACCTGGCTTCATTTTTGCTCCAGAATGGCAGGCTGTGTCTTCTTCATGGCTGCATGACCAACCTGTGGTGGGGGTGCCCGGGGACAGCAGGTGGACACTGGGAGCAGTGCCGTGTTTCAGGCCCTGTCCTGGCTCTGCCTTGGGCGCAGGGCCTTGGTCCTCCACACTGGCTGGGTGGGGCTGGATGGACTGAGATTCTTCACCTGTGCTCCTTAGGGCCACGGGTCCCTGGGTGCCTGCAGCAGGGCCTCCACCCTTCGCTGTGTGTGCTTAGTTGTGTGCTTATGAGTTTGGCTTTGATTAAAGGTTTCTCCTGCTAAAAAGATAACTTGAAAACCATGGGCCATAGGATCCTCTCTGTAGTCTCCACCCACACAACTGTAGCTGGGGCCTCAGCTCTTAGGACAGACCGTGGTGGACACGTGGCCAAGCCCTGGCCACCTCCCCTTTCCCTGGAAAATCCGGATCTAGAGCAATGGCCTCTTCACACAAACCTTCTCTCAGTAGTTTGGACCACATTAGGATTAGAGAAGGGCCCCACGAGGCACCGC comes from Macaca mulatta isolate MMU2019108-1 chromosome 10, T2T-MMU8v2.0, whole genome shotgun sequence and encodes:
- the MAPK12 gene encoding mitogen-activated protein kinase 12 isoform X1; amino-acid sequence: MSSPPPARSGFYRQEVTKTAWEVRAVYRDLQPVGSGAYGAVCSAVDSRTGAKVAIKKLYRPFQSELFAKRAYRELRLLKHMRHENVIGLLDVFTPDETLDDFTDFYLVMPFMGTDLGKLMKHEKLGEDRIQFLVYQMLKGLRYIHAAGIIHRVSPGGGATHQPSPSAIPRLHVLPDLKPGNLAVNEDCELKILDFGLARQADSEMTGYVVTRWYRAPEVILNWMRYTQTVDIWSVGCIMAEMITGKTLFKGSDHLDQLKEIMKVTGTPPAEFVQRLQSDEAKNYMKGLPELEKKDFASILTNASPLAVNLLEKMLVLDAEQRVTAAEALAHPYFESLHDTEDEPQVQKYDDSFDDVDRTLDEWKRVTYKEVLSFKPPRQLGARVSKETAL
- the MAPK12 gene encoding mitogen-activated protein kinase 12 isoform X2, with the protein product MSSPPPARSGFYRQEVTKTAWEVRAVYRDLQPVGSGAYGAVCSAVDSRTGAKVAIKKLYRPFQSELFAKRAYRELRLLKHMRHENVIGLLDVFTPDETLDDFTDFYLVMPFMGTDLGKLMKHEKLGEDRIQFLVYQMLKGLRYIHAAGIIHRDLKPGNLAVNEDCELKILDFGLARQADSEMTGYVVTRWYRAPEVILNWMRYTQTVDIWSVGCIMAEMITGKTLFKGSDHLDQLKEIMKVTGTPPAEFVQRLQSDEAKNYMKGLPELEKKDFASILTNASPLAVNLLEKMLVLDAEQRVTAAEALAHPYFESLHDTEDEPQVQKYDDSFDDVDRTLDEWKRVTYKEVLSFKPPRQLGARVSKETAL
- the MAPK12 gene encoding mitogen-activated protein kinase 12 isoform X3 → MRHENVIGLLDVFTPDETLDDFTDFYLVMPFMGTDLGKLMKHEKLGEDRIQFLVYQMLKGLRYIHAAGIIHRVSPGGGATHQPSPSAIPRLHVLPDLKPGNLAVNEDCELKILDFGLARQADSEMTGYVVTRWYRAPEVILNWMRYTQTVDIWSVGCIMAEMITGKTLFKGSDHLDQLKEIMKVTGTPPAEFVQRLQSDEAKNYMKGLPELEKKDFASILTNASPLAVNLLEKMLVLDAEQRVTAAEALAHPYFESLHDTEDEPQVQKYDDSFDDVDRTLDEWKRVTYKEVLSFKPPRQLGARVSKETAL